A part of Melittangium boletus DSM 14713 genomic DNA contains:
- a CDS encoding ABC transporter substrate-binding protein/permease, producing the protein MCLGLFLFCVSALAQPEPSSPVQEEDGLAAIKARGELLWGADSQGGAPYVFQDPMDPNHLVGFEVDLADALAAKLGVRARMVQGPYDTLLELLARGDFDVVLNGIEVAEEKKRVCLLTRPYYAAAERLTVRRGDTRAPHALSELKGRPVGTLPSTMAERILQREGAEVKTYDGGQDDIYADLKLGRSDAVLLDDPITQYYGAIEPSLEVVPGSFGEVNYAVAVRLGDESLRAALDAALEELAREGELRRIYERWGLWNAETAKLVGDPDPVPHGVPEAYEAWRAAVGKVPPFLERVRERYPATLGVFARGALMTLLVSLLSMALAVAVGLVLAVARVFGPPVLRWPAMAFIEGVRGTPLLVQLTLVYFGLPQLGIKLAPLAAGVLTLGLNYAAAEAENYRAGLAGVPAAQYEAAKVLGLSRWQTLRHVVFPQALRISLPPMTNDFIALLKDSSLVSMVTLTELTRTYLNLANSMRDHLGLGLVVAAIYLLLGLPFAHLARTVEARLGQHLKGVPR; encoded by the coding sequence CGCCCAGCCGGAACCCTCCAGCCCCGTCCAGGAAGAAGACGGGCTCGCGGCGATCAAGGCCCGGGGGGAGTTGCTCTGGGGCGCCGACTCCCAGGGTGGCGCGCCCTACGTGTTCCAGGATCCCATGGATCCCAACCACCTCGTGGGCTTCGAGGTGGACCTGGCCGACGCGCTCGCCGCGAAGCTGGGGGTGCGCGCGCGCATGGTGCAAGGGCCCTATGACACGCTGCTGGAGCTGCTCGCGCGCGGCGACTTCGACGTGGTGCTCAACGGCATCGAGGTGGCCGAGGAGAAGAAGCGCGTCTGTCTGCTGACGCGTCCGTACTACGCCGCCGCCGAACGGCTCACCGTGCGCCGGGGCGACACGCGCGCCCCCCACGCGCTCTCCGAGCTGAAGGGGCGCCCCGTGGGCACCCTGCCCAGCACCATGGCCGAGCGCATCCTCCAGCGCGAGGGCGCCGAGGTGAAGACCTACGACGGTGGCCAGGACGACATCTACGCGGACTTGAAGCTGGGACGCTCGGACGCGGTGCTGCTGGATGACCCCATCACCCAGTACTACGGCGCCATCGAGCCGAGCCTGGAGGTGGTGCCGGGCAGCTTCGGCGAGGTGAACTACGCGGTGGCGGTGCGGCTCGGGGACGAGTCCCTGCGCGCCGCCCTGGACGCGGCGCTCGAGGAGCTGGCGCGAGAGGGCGAGCTGCGCCGCATCTACGAGCGCTGGGGTCTGTGGAACGCCGAGACGGCCAAGCTGGTGGGAGACCCGGACCCCGTCCCGCACGGAGTGCCGGAGGCCTACGAGGCATGGCGGGCCGCGGTGGGCAAGGTGCCGCCCTTCCTCGAGCGCGTGCGCGAGCGCTACCCGGCCACGCTGGGCGTGTTCGCGCGCGGGGCGTTGATGACCTTGCTCGTGTCGCTGCTGTCCATGGCCCTGGCGGTGGCGGTGGGGCTCGTGCTGGCGGTGGCGCGCGTCTTCGGTCCGCCGGTGCTGCGCTGGCCCGCCATGGCCTTCATCGAGGGGGTGCGCGGCACGCCGCTGCTCGTGCAGCTCACGCTCGTGTATTTCGGACTGCCGCAGCTCGGCATCAAGCTGGCGCCGCTCGCGGCGGGCGTGCTGACGCTCGGGCTCAACTACGCGGCGGCCGAGGCGGAGAACTACCGGGCGGGATTGGCCGGAGTGCCCGCGGCCCAATACGAAGCGGCGAAGGTGCTCGGCCTGTCGCGCTGGCAGACGCTGCGCCACGTGGTCTTCCCCCAAGCCCTGCGCATCTCGCTGCCGCCCATGACGAATGACTTCATCGCCCTGCTCAAGGACAGCTCCCTCGTGTCCATGGTGACGCTCACCGAGCTGACCCGCACCTACCTCAACCTGGCCAATTCCATGAGGGATCACCTGGGCCTGGGACTCGTGGTCGCCGCCATCTACCTGCTGCTCGGACTGCCTTTCGCGCATCTGGCGCGCACGGTGGAGGCGCGGCTCGGTCAGCACCTCAAGGGAGTGCCGCGATGA
- a CDS encoding pyridoxamine 5'-phosphate oxidase family protein, with amino-acid sequence MTTKKTEKKDPIAQLGELIQDIKVTMMTTVEADGCIRSRPMWTHNENFNGELWFFTNESAPKVDEIQGEQHVNLAYSDASRDRYVSVSGTARVVRDRQKIHELWNPALKAWFPKGVDDPDIALICVSVNKAEYWDTPNKRMVQLVGFVKSVLTGEKYRPGEHEKIDLGDAGRSMH; translated from the coding sequence ATGACCACGAAGAAGACCGAGAAGAAGGATCCCATCGCGCAGCTGGGCGAGCTCATCCAGGACATCAAGGTCACGATGATGACCACCGTCGAGGCGGACGGGTGCATCCGCAGCCGGCCCATGTGGACGCACAACGAGAACTTCAATGGTGAATTGTGGTTCTTCACAAATGAATCAGCGCCCAAGGTCGACGAGATCCAGGGCGAGCAACACGTGAACCTCGCCTACTCGGACGCCAGCCGGGATCGCTATGTGTCCGTGAGTGGAACGGCCCGTGTGGTGCGCGACCGTCAGAAGATTCACGAGTTGTGGAATCCCGCGCTCAAAGCATGGTTCCCCAAGGGAGTGGATGACCCGGATATCGCCCTCATCTGTGTCTCGGTGAACAAGGCTGAATACTGGGATACGCCCAACAAGCGCATGGTCCAGCTGGTGGGCTTCGTCAAAAGTGTCTTAACTGGTGAGAAATATCGCCCCGGTGAGCATGAGAAGATCGACCTCGGCGACGCGGGCCGCTCCATGCACTGA
- a CDS encoding CapA family protein: MVPALLVASLVWAAPSSRVELVFGGDIIPHDGVKEAARASASSASNEGWDFVLEPIAGVLRAADLAVVNLETPVSGDPRAPTASLIFDAPPALPRALVAAGVDLVTVANNHAFDQRRAGVPLTWANLERAGLRYVGSAPTEAGAWEPLVLESNGIRVGFLSLTRWLNGAHNPATWDAAPQVAFVPYSRKKDPQALTPEAAVELVRAAARRCDALIVNVHWGIEYDHTPRPDDRALAQSFLEAGALAIIGHHPHVLQPVEPYRTASGRDTLIAFSLGNLLANQDWHYVHGAGAEARGRKRDSLLLRLSLVRSRPGAPVSLEGPSLVPVWIDNNHSVALRERQERSRIQPVLLDEEVMRLDERLRSLPARRERATLERQLDLAQRRRALILRLTQPAQAPRAKAAPGGPRDEAG; encoded by the coding sequence ATGGTTCCGGCCCTTCTCGTCGCGTCCCTGGTGTGGGCCGCTCCCTCCTCGCGCGTGGAGCTCGTCTTCGGTGGAGACATCATCCCGCACGATGGCGTGAAGGAGGCCGCCCGGGCGAGTGCGTCCTCGGCTTCGAACGAGGGCTGGGACTTCGTCCTCGAGCCCATCGCCGGGGTGCTCCGAGCCGCGGACCTCGCCGTGGTGAACCTGGAGACGCCCGTGAGTGGCGATCCCCGCGCGCCCACCGCCTCGCTCATCTTCGATGCGCCGCCCGCCCTGCCTCGCGCCCTGGTGGCCGCCGGCGTGGACCTGGTGACGGTCGCCAACAACCACGCCTTCGATCAGCGCCGCGCGGGCGTTCCCCTCACCTGGGCGAACCTGGAGCGGGCGGGTCTGCGGTACGTGGGCTCGGCGCCCACCGAGGCCGGCGCGTGGGAACCGCTCGTGCTCGAGAGCAACGGCATCCGGGTGGGGTTCCTGTCCCTGACCCGGTGGCTCAACGGCGCGCACAATCCGGCCACCTGGGACGCGGCGCCCCAGGTGGCCTTCGTGCCCTATTCGCGCAAGAAGGATCCCCAGGCCCTGACGCCCGAGGCGGCGGTGGAACTGGTGCGCGCCGCGGCCCGCCGGTGTGACGCGCTCATCGTCAACGTGCACTGGGGCATCGAGTACGACCACACGCCGCGCCCGGACGACCGCGCGCTCGCGCAGTCGTTCCTGGAGGCGGGGGCCCTCGCCATCATCGGCCACCACCCCCACGTGTTGCAGCCCGTCGAGCCGTATCGCACCGCGTCCGGACGCGACACGTTGATCGCCTTCTCCCTCGGCAACCTCCTCGCCAATCAGGACTGGCACTACGTGCATGGCGCGGGCGCCGAGGCGCGGGGCCGCAAGCGCGACTCCCTGTTGTTGCGGCTGTCGCTCGTCCGTTCCCGGCCCGGGGCTCCCGTGTCCCTGGAGGGCCCGTCGCTCGTGCCGGTGTGGATCGACAACAACCACTCCGTGGCGCTGCGGGAGCGCCAGGAGCGCTCGCGCATCCAACCCGTGCTGCTGGATGAAGAGGTGATGCGGTTGGACGAGCGCCTTCGATCGCTCCCCGCCCGCCGGGAGCGCGCCACGCTCGAGCGCCAGTTGGACCTGGCCCAGCGCCGGCGCGCGCTCATCCTGCGGCTCACCCAACCCGCCCAGGCCCCCCGGGCCAAGGCGGCTCCGGGGGGACCGCGGGACGAGGCGGGCTAG
- a CDS encoding helix-turn-helix domain-containing protein: protein MASKRTPLPPPSQQRMDDKLALALGAAARAARLRAGLTQAEAASKVGLAPGVYGRIERGGMMPSVPTLRRLSIALKIPSDTLLSLSHSEVTAWVDSLPPREERSPDLRRLARSLRNLSPAQLKVLNVIATALTR from the coding sequence ATGGCATCGAAACGGACCCCACTTCCTCCCCCCTCGCAGCAACGCATGGATGACAAGCTGGCCCTGGCCCTGGGGGCCGCGGCGCGGGCCGCTCGGCTGCGGGCGGGGCTTACCCAGGCGGAAGCGGCCAGCAAGGTGGGCCTGGCGCCCGGCGTGTATGGCCGCATCGAGCGGGGTGGCATGATGCCCAGCGTGCCCACTCTGCGGCGGCTGAGCATCGCCCTGAAGATCCCCTCGGACACCTTGCTGAGCCTGAGCCATTCGGAGGTGACGGCCTGGGTGGATTCCCTCCCGCCGCGCGAGGAGCGCTCGCCGGACCTGAGGCGGCTCGCGCGCTCGCTGCGCAACCTGTCTCCCGCGCAACTCAAGGTGCTCAACGTCATCGCCACGGCGCTCACGCGCTGA
- a CDS encoding amino acid ABC transporter ATP-binding protein, translated as MIRVENLRKRFPGAPAPTLDGVSFTLETGQLAAVLGSSGAGKSTLLRCIVGLERPDSGELHLGGQAGLVFQSFELFPHLTALGNCVLAQRLVSGRSRAEAEERARRLLGDLGLADKLDAYPERLSGGQRQRVAIARALAMEPAVLLYDEPTSALDQSLRREVAETLRRVGALGMTQLVVTHDVRLARASDVVMVLDQGRVVEQGPPARVLDAPQHEATRRLVAQEQG; from the coding sequence ATGATCCGCGTCGAGAACCTGCGCAAGCGATTCCCCGGCGCGCCCGCGCCCACCCTGGATGGCGTGTCCTTCACCCTGGAGACGGGCCAGCTCGCGGCCGTGCTCGGCTCGAGCGGCGCGGGCAAGTCCACCCTGCTGCGCTGCATCGTGGGCCTGGAGCGCCCCGACAGTGGCGAGCTCCACCTGGGAGGCCAGGCCGGACTGGTGTTCCAATCCTTCGAGCTCTTCCCCCACCTCACGGCGCTCGGCAACTGCGTGCTCGCGCAACGGCTGGTGAGTGGACGCTCGCGCGCGGAGGCCGAGGAGCGGGCGCGCCGGCTGCTCGGAGATCTGGGACTGGCGGACAAGCTGGACGCCTATCCGGAGCGCCTGTCCGGAGGACAGCGGCAGCGCGTGGCCATCGCGCGCGCGCTCGCCATGGAGCCCGCCGTGCTGCTGTATGACGAGCCCACGAGCGCGTTGGATCAATCCCTGCGCCGCGAGGTGGCGGAGACCCTGCGCCGGGTGGGCGCGCTGGGCATGACCCAGCTCGTGGTCACCCACGACGTGCGGCTCGCGCGGGCCTCGGATGTGGTGATGGTGTTGGACCAGGGCCGCGTCGTGGAGCAGGGACCGCCCGCGCGGGTGCTGGACGCACCCCAGCATGAGGCCACGCGCCGGCTCGTCGCGCAGGAACAAGGCTGA